The Granulicella arctica genome segment ATCTCCGTCGATCCGTTCTTCGAAAAAAACGGATCGACCGGTTTCAGCAGCCACGACTTCCACCGCGACGCCACCATCTGCGAGATCTTCGCATCCGTCCGCACCTTCCCATGAAAGTCGAACTGCGCCCCATCCAGCGAGTACACACCATCCATCTGGATATTCCCGCCCGGCAGCGTATACGCCAGATTGCTGAAGTTCAACTTACCCGCGCTCATCGTGAACGCGCCCTTCATCTGCGACCGCACATCCTCCGCCCCCGGCTTGGCATCCTTCGGATCACCCTGCGCCCGCAGGCTCAGCATGTCCACCTTGTCCTGCACCTTCGGATTCGTAAAGTGGATCTGTTGAATCCCAAACGCTCCCTTCAGGCTCAGCTTTTCGATCACCCTCTCCTTGCCCGGCCGAATATGGACATGCGCCTTCATCCCCACCACGCCCGACATAATCACCGGCTCCGTCTTCACCGCAAGCTGTAGAAAGTCCTGAATCCGTCCCGCCGGCACATCCACATCAAGATCGATAATGTGCCCCTTCCCCTTGACGTTCACGATCGCCCCATTCGCCATGAAGCTCGTCTCTCCCAGCTTCGCATCCACCTTATTCAGATAGGTATCGCCACTCGTTCCATCCACCACAGCCTCAAAGCGCGTATGCAGCGGCATCGGATGATTCGCCGTATCCAGCGAGAAGTCCGGAACATCCGCCGTTCCCTGCACGGCAATCCTATTAAGCTGTCCTCCAAACTCTCCAATCGAAGACAGCATCCCCCCAATCCCCTTGATCGGATTCAGGTCCGCATGATCAAACGTATAGTGGCCCGTGATCGACGAGTCCCCCGGACTCTCCGCATCCCACGGCCCAAAGCTCCCCACCGCATGAATATTCCCCTTGGGAATCGCATTCACCAGAGTCGCGTCATACTGCCACGGCGCATTCGGCCCCACATCCTGCATCACAATGTGCTGTAGCTCGAAGTCCTTCGGATCTTTATTCGGATTGATGTTGCCGATAATCAGGCGCGAGTCGTCACACACAATCTCGTCCACCACGATCTTCATCTTGCCGAAACGCTTCCGCTTGGGCTGCGTATTCTGCGCCCGCATCTGCTTCGGCGGAATATGAATCTCAAGCCCCGTCACATGCACCGTTCCCACATGCATCGGCTTGATAAACAACCCCGCCAGCCCCGTATGAAACGCAAAGTGCTTGATCGCGATCACCGGCTCCGTCGCCCCTGCCGCCACCACATCGTCCGGCGCATAGATCCTCAGCCCGCCACCCGAAACCTCAATCCCCCGCAGCAGCGACACCTGAAAATCATCCATCTCCACGCGGCTGCGAAAGCGCGCGCTCAACGTCTCAATCACGCGCCCTTTCAGGATCGGGCCTGCACGATGCACCATCACCTCGCCAACGATCCCCAGCACAATCACCCCCAGCAACACAGAGATCGCGACCCATCTCCATACTCCCCGTCTTCGTGGCACTGCTGTATCCTGATCCATCATCGATTCACGTGCTCTTTCGGAAATAAAGTCACTGCAAACTTGGATGCGCTCACCCCCCAAAAGAGAACCCCGCACGATGCCGTCCCTGAGAAATCCATCCCCCCTCCAATCATCGTATGAAGATTTTTAACCTCAAACTTCCAGAATCCGCATCGCCTCTGAATCCATGTCCGCTCCGATTGCGTCTAAGCCTCCATGCAGATCAGGCAAACCCTCCTCTCGTGTTCCACGATCACGCTCCTCTGTTGCGTGGGCTCACTTCCTTTGGTCGCCACCGCCCAACAGCTTGACCGCCCGGCTCTCACCGCAACCGCCTCACCGCTTGTTGCCTCTCTCGACAACACCATCCCCGCAGCCTCAGAGTCCTCCTCGAGCGTTCCCGAGGGACTTCCCGACGCGCCACAAGCCGCATCACAGCCCCCCGTCCATCAGGACGGACAGACCAAGCGCATCCTCGGCATCATTCCCAACTTCCGCGCCGTCAACGCCGACGTCAAGCTCCCACCCCAGTCCGTCAAAGACAAGTTCATCACCGCCTCGCAGGACTCCTTCGACTACTCGTCCATCCTTCTGCCGACCCTGCTCGCCGGGTACTCCCAGGCAACCAACGCAACCCCCGAGTTTCGTCAGGGAGGCATAGGCTATGGCCGCTACCTCTGGCACTCCACCGTCGATCAGGACAGCGAAAACTACTTCGTCGAGTTCATCGTCCCCGCCATCACCCGCGAAGACACTCGCTACTACACCCTCGGCAAAGGCGGCTTCCTCAAGCGCACCGAGTACTCCCTCAGCCGCGCCATCATCACCCGCAACGACGCCGGCAAGGAGACCTTCAACGCAGGCGAGGTCATCGGCGCAGGTGCAGCCGCAGGCGTCTCCAACCTCTACTACCCTTCACGCGAACGAACCTTCGGCAACACCGCGGGCAAATGGGGTCAGAACGTCGGCATCGACGCAGCCACCTTCATGTTCAAAGAGTTCTGGCCCGACATCAACCACTATCTCTTCCACGGCAAAACGCAACAAAACTGACCCGCGACGGACGAAGGGCGAGTTCCACCCGGCAATATCGCCCTTAGTTAACTACTTCGCCAACTCTGCCTTCACCAGCTCACTCACCAGCTTCCCATCAGCCCTCAGTGTGGCAGCCTGAATCCGCTGCTGTACTGCCTTCATGACCATACCCATCTCCCTGGGTCCCGGCTTCGCTCCCGCCTCGGCAATCTGCGCAATCGCCCCCTGAACGAGTGATCGCAGCTCCGCCTCGTCCGCCGCCTGAGGCAGAAACCCCTCAATCATCCCAATCTCAGCCGCCTCCTTCTGCGCCAGCTCCGGCCGCCCGCCCTTCGTAAACGACTCGACCGACTCCTTTCGCTGCTTAATCAGCGTCGTCAAAATCTGTGTCTCCTCCGCGTCCGTCAGCGGCTCCCGCTTGTCGATCTCCTTGCTCTTCAGCGCCGACTTCACCATCCGCAGCGTCGTCAGGCGGTGCTCATCCCGAGCCTTCATCGCTACAACGATCTCCGCTTGAATTTTTTCTCCGATACTCATCTTTGTTGCTCCCATCAAACTAATTTTTCCTGCGCCAGACAACCCGCGAGGCGATGCCTATTCTTCTACCAATTTATTCCTTTTGCTCCCATCCAGACTCGCCCCCCTCACGTCCTTGCTGACACAGGTTCGGAAACAGTTCGCAACAAGGAGAGGTAAATTGTGGAAAAGAAACTAAGTGACCTCGTAGATAAAGCTCTATCCCGTCGAAGCTTTTTAGCCGGCGCTGGGTCCGTCGCAGCCGGCACGCTCGTAGCCGGTTGCAGCAGCGGAACCCCCGCCACGACAACCCCGGCAACCACCACCCCAACACCGACCACCACGGCTACCCCGACGATTGGGGATGTCGACGTTCTGAACTTCGCCCTCAACCTCGAGTACCTTGAGGCCGAGTTCTACCTCCGCGCTGCAACCGGCCAGGGCCTCTCCGCTGCCGACAGTGGCAACACCACAAGCCTGACCGTCGGTGGAGCAGCCGTTCTCGGCCTCACCACCGCCCAGCAGAACTATATCTACGAGATCGCCATGAACGAGCTGGACCACGTCCGCTTCCTTCGCAGCGCCCTCTCCACCGCAGCCGTATCCGCCCCCGCCATCGACCTCACCAACAGCTTCAACGCCGCAGCGTCGGCTGCGGGCATCGGTTCTTCCTTCAACCCCTTCGCGAGCTACCAGGCGTTCCTCGTCGGCGCGTTCGTGTTCGAGGATGTCGGCGTAACCGCCTATCACGGTGCCGCGGGCCTTCTCAGCAGCAAGACCAACCTCGGCTACGCAGCCTCCATCATGGCGGTCGAAGCCTACCACGCAGGCGAGATCCGCACGCTGCTCATCGCCGACTCCGTCAAGAACGCTACGATGACATCAACAACCGTCTCGCCGGACAACACCTACATCGGCTACGCGAACAAAATCAGCGCACTCCGCGCCAAGCTGGACGGTAGCGCCAACGGCGGCAACGAGACACCGATCACACCGCTTCCTCCGTATGCGATTCCGTTCGTCCCCACCGCCTACACCCCGGCAAGCTCCATCGTCGCCGCAGATTCAACGAACTCCATCGCCTTCTCCCGCAGCACCGATGAGGTTCTTCATATCGTCTATGCGGCGGCTCCCGGTGCCGGCGTCAAAGGCGGCGGCTTCTTCCCCAACGGCCTTAACGGCCTCATCAGCGTCACGGCAAGCTAAGGACGGATACCCATGGCAAATCTGGAAACCCAATTACTCGATGACATCATCGTAAAGAGCCGACGCAAGATGCTCTCCCTCGGGACCGCCGCGCTCGCCGGCCTCGCCTTCGGCGGTGTACGCACCGCAGAAGCCGCAACCACCTACAGCGATTCGGACATCCTCAACTTCGCTCTCAACCTCGAGTACCTCGAGGCCAACTTCTACACGCTCGCAACCGCAGGCATGACCATCAGTCAATACGGTCTTGGCATCGGTGCCGGCACCGCAACATCCGGGAGCGGAACCGTCGCCACCAAAACCGGTGGCCCTTCCGCCTGCCTCGTTCCGTGGACCATCCCAGCAATCCAGTCCTACGCAACCGAGACAGCACAGGAGGAGCGCAACCACGTCACCTTCCTGCGTAGCGCGCTCTCAACAGCCGCCGTTGCAGCGCCCAACATCGACCTGTACACCAGCTTCAACACCCTCGCCTCCGCTGCCGGAATCGCCAGCACCTTCGATCCCTTCGCCAGCGATGCCAACTTCCTCATCGGCGCGTATGTCTTCGAGGACGTAGGAGTCACCGCCTACAGCGGCGCAGCTCCTCTCATCACAACCCCTGCCTACCTCGCAGCCGCAGCCGGCATTCTTGCGGTTGAAGCCTACCACGCAGGTCTCGTCCGCACCTCGATCTTCGTCGCCGACCCCACCGGTGCCCTCGGATATCAAAAATACACGCAGCAGATCTCCGCAACCCGCATGGCACTCGATGGCAGCACCACCACAGACGACATCGGCGTCGGCTTCCAAAGCGTCACCCTCAACGCAACCACCAACGTCAACGCCGCAACCATCGTCGACGCACAAACCGGCAGCACGAACTACTCCAAAACCTACGTCCGCACCACAACCGAGGTACTTAAGATCGTCACCGGGAGCGCAGCCCCATCGTCAGGCGGTAAGTACACGGGCGTCTTCTTCCCCAACGGCCTCAACGGCCTGTTCAGCTAACCCAAACCCTCCCCAGGGGTCTCAACCACATGCCGGAGCCTCAATCCATCGAGCCTCCGGCATCGTCTTTTCCCACCACCAATAGCCCCGAAATGCGCCGCTCCGTACCGCGAACCCGCCCTCCCCTGCTCCGCCTCGCTACAATAGACCCATGATCCGCAAGACACGCCTCTTCACGCCTGGTCCGACCCCACTGCTTCCCGCCGCCCAGTTCGCCATGGCAGCCGCTGACATTCACCACCGCACCCCCGAGTTCCGCTCGCTCTACACCCGCGTCCTCGCCCAGCTCAAAGAGTTCGTCGGCACCAAAAACGACGTCATCATCCTCTCCAGCTCCGGCTCAGGAGCCATGGAAGCCTCCGTCTCGAACCTGACATCCCCCGGTGACCGCGTCCTCGTCCTCACCGCCGGCAAATTCGGCGAGCGCTGGACCGGCATCACCAAGGCATTCGGCTGCCACGTCGATGTCGTCGACGCTCCCTACGGCAGCACCTTCACCCTCGATCAGGTCAAAGCCGCACTCAAGCTCGAAACCCGCGCCGTCTTCGTTCAGGCCACCGAGTCCTCCACCGGCGTCCGCCACGACATCGAAGGCATCGCCAAGCTCCTCAAGTCCGAAAACTCCGAAGCCCTGCTCATCGTCGATGCCATCACCGGCCTCGGCACCACCCACCTCGACATGGACGCATGGGGCGTCGACGTCTTCATCGGCGGCTCGCAGAAGGCCGTCATGATGCCCCCTGGCCTCAGCTACCTCGCCGTCAGCCAGCGCGCCTGGGACCGCATGGAGGCCACCTACAACCCGCGCTACTACTTCGACCTCCGCAAGGAGCGCAAGAACGCAGCCAAAGGCGAGTCCGCCTACACCCCCGCCGTCGCACTCATCGCCGCCCTCGGCGCCTCGCTCGAATACATCACCGGACAAGGTGGCGGCGACCTCACCGTAGGCCGCACCAACCTCGTCAACAACGCCGAGACCTGCGCCGCCATGACCCGCGCCGCAGCCGAGGCCATGGGCTTCAGGCTCTTCGCCCCCAAGGGCTACGAAGCTGCCGCAGCCACCGCCATCCTCCCCCCCGAAGGCACCGACTCCGGCGTCATCGTCAAGGGCCTCAAGTCGAAGTTCGCCGCCATCGTCACCGACGGCCAGGGCGAGATGAAGGGCTCCCTCTTCCGCATCGCTCACATCGGCTACTTCGACTACATGGACACCATCGCCATCATCGGTGCCCTCGAGCAGGTCGCTATCGCCGCCAAACTCCCGCTACCCAACCTCACCTTCGGCACCGGCCTCGTCGCCGCCCAGAAGTTCTTCGCCGAGCACGCCAAGTAGCCACCACCAGCCACAACCCGGAGCCCACGCCTCAACCCTGAGGCATGGGCTCCACCCACCCCCTCCATGAAACGCTCGACCCAAGTCGTAGCCCCCATCCTCGCCGCAGCCGCGCTCGCTATCACAGCAGGCTGCCGTGAACCGGAGATGCAGCGCTGCGTCGACGAGAACAACCACGTCGTCGCCGACAATCTCTGCCAGCAGACCGGCCAGCAGCAGCAACCCGACGGCCACGGCGGCTTCATCTTCGTCCCCAGCCCTTACCGCTTCTACTACGGCGGATACGGCGGCTACGGCATCGGCTCAGCCGTCGGCGGAGGCATGTTCACCCCAGCCCCCGGCCACAGCTACGCCGGCAGCACCACCCGCGGAGGCTTCGGCAGCACCCTCGGCGGCTCCCACAGCAGCAGCGCAGGAGAATAATGCAGCGCATCCCCCTTACCCCACGCGACAACTGGCAGCAAAAAGTCGAGGCCGTCGGCCTCACCTTCCACACCCTCGAAGTCAACGGCGAAACCCGCCCCTACTGGGACGAATCCGCCGCCTACGAGTTCACCGCCGCCGAGATCGACACCCTCGAAGCCGCAGGCAACACCCTCCAGGAGATGTGCCTCGCCGCTGCACAGCACGTCATCGACGAAAAACGCTACGCCGAGCTCGACATCCCCGAGTTCGCCATCGAAGCCATCGAGTGGGCATGGGAGAACGAACCACCCGCCCTCTACGGTCGCTTCGACATAGCCTGGGCCGGAGCGCAAAGCGGCCAGCCACCCAAGCTCCTCGAGTACAACGCCGACACTCCCACCTCGCTCCTCGAAGCCGCCGTCGTCCAGTGGGACTGGCTCCAAAGCGTCTTACCGGCCCTTGAGGCCGCCTCGCACTTAGGAAAACCAGACCAATTTAATTCCATCCACGACCGTCTCATCGCCAAGTGGAAGGATCTCGATCCCTACCTCTCGAAGCCCATCTACTTCGCGGGTGTTGACGCTCCCGAAGACCAGCTCACCCTCGCCTACCTCCGCGACACCGCCCAGCAGGCCGGCATCGACACCCTCCAGATGTACATGGAAGAGATCGGCTGGAACGACGAGCGCCAGGCCTTCGTCGACCCCAACGAAGACCAGATGTTCTCCATCTTCAAACTCTACCCTTGGGAGATCATGCTCAGCGAAGAGTTCGGCATCCACACCCTCGACACCTACCCCGACATGCGCTGGATCGAGCCCATCTGGAAGCTCCTCCTCTCCAACAAAGGCATCCTCCCCATCCTCTGGCAGCTCTACCCCAACCACGAGCTCCTTCTCCCAGCCTTCTTCGACAGCCCCGGCTCCCTGCGCGACTACGTCCGCAAGCCCCTCTTCTCCCGAGAAGGCGCAAACATCACCCTCGTCCGCGACAACGCCACCCTCGACAGCACCACCGGCCCTTACACCGGCCGCCAGATCGTCCAGGCCCTCGCCCCCGAATCCATCTTCGCCAGCCAGAGCGGCAACAACCGCTACCCCATCCTCGGCCTCTGGATGATCGACCAGGACTGCAGCGGCCTCGGCATCCGCGAATCCGCCACCCCAATCACGGATAATCTAAGCTCCTTCGTCCCCCACTACTTTGTCTGAGCCCAGACATCCGCGCGCCGCCTGTCATACAATGTACGTACGGAGAAAGCCCATGCCCTCGACTGCACTCAAGACCCGCCCAAAGCGCATGACAGAACGCCTGAACGTTCGCGTCACCGAGCCACAGGCACGGCTCATCCGCTTGGCTGCAAAAGAAACGCGCGCCACCATGTCCAGCTTTGTCATCGAAAGCGCCTGCCTCCGTGCCGAAGAAGCACTCGCCTCCCAACACACGCTGATATACACCCCAAAGCAGTGGGCAGCCTTCGTCGCGGCGCTGGATCGCCCTGCTGCGGCTGCGAAGAGCAAACCCCGTCTGCGCCGTCTCCTCACCCAGCCCAGTATCCTGGAACGGCGGTAGCGTGGCCGAGTTGTCCGAAGTCGAGCCTCTCACCAAAAGCCACAGCGTCGAAGGCTTTGACTGCGGTCTCCACGAGTCGCTGAATCTATGGTTGAAGCGTCACGCTCTCCAGAATCAGTCGAACGATAGCTCCCGAACCTATGTCGTCCATCGTGCCAATTCAGTCGTCGGCTACTATGCCATCTCCGCCGGCAGTATCGCCAAAGTCGATGCCTCCACACGGGCGGCCCAGGGCCAGTCCAATCATCCAATTCCCATCAGCCTCATTGGCCGCCTGGCGGTTCATCGCCAGGAGCAGGGCAACGGCCTCGGCAGTGCGCTCCTCAAAGACGCACTCCTGCGTATGGAGCGCGCCGCCGAAATCCTTGGCATACGAGCCGTCCTCGTCCACGCAATCGACCAGCAGGCTGGCCACTTTTATGAACGATTCAACTTCGAACGATGTCCCGGTGACGATCTCCATCGCATGCTGCCGATGAAAGACCTTCGCAAACTGATGAAACCCTAGATTCTGAAACCCTAGACCATCTCTACTAGCCAGTCCGCTGCATACTTTTAGGAGCTCCATGAAGATCGTTCTCGCAGAAAAAGTCTCCTCCGCCACCCTTGCCGTCTTCCAACAAGAGCCAGGCTGGAACATCGTCACCCCCGACCAGATCAAGAACGGCCTAGCCGCCGAGCTCGCCGACGCCGACGCCCTCGTCGTCCGCTCCGCAGTCCAGGCCGACGCCAAGCTCCTCGAGTCCGCCCCCAAGCTCCGCGTCATCGGCCGCGCCGGTGTAGGCGTCGACAACATCGACACCGCAGCCGCCACCCATCGCGGCATCGTCGTCATGAACACCCCCGGCGCCAACGCCGTCGCCGTCGCCGAGCTCACCCTCGGCCTCATGATCTCCCTCGCCCGCTCCATCCCCCGCGCCAATACCACCATGCACGCCGGCAAGTGGGATAAGAAATCCCTCCAGGGCTCCGAGCTCCGCGGCAAAACCCTCGGCATCGTCGGCCTCGGCCGCATCGGCCTCGAGGTCGCCCGCCGCGCCGCCAGCTTCGGCATGACCCTCATCGGCTACGACCCCTTCGTCGCCCCCGTCATCGCCCGCGAGAACAACGTCACCCTCGTCCCCATCGACGAGATCTTCAAAGAGTCCGACTACCTCACCCTCCACGTCGGCCTCACCACCCAGACCGAGGGCCTCATCAACGCCACCTCCCTCGCCATCATGAAGAAGGGCATCCGCATCATCAACTGCGCCCGCGGCGAGCTCATCGTCGAGCAGGCCCTCGCCGACGCCATCCAGTCCGGCCACATCGGCGGAGCCGCCCTCGACGTCTTCCACCAGGAGCCCCTCAAGGAATCCCCCTTCTACGGCCTCGACAACGTCATCCTCTCCCCCCACATCGCCGGAGCCACCGACGAGGCCCAGGAAGCCATCGGCATCCAGCTCGCCATGCAGGTCCGCGACTACCTCAAGCTCGGCGTCGTCCAGAACGCCGTCAACCTCCCCTCCCTCTCGCATGAGGAGTACCTCGAGGTCGCACCCTACATCGAGATGGCCGAGCGCCTCGGCCGCTTCCTCGCCCACGCTACCCCCGGCAACCTAGAGAACATCCAGATCACCTACTCCGGCCGCATCGCCACCGGTAAAACCGATCTCATCCGCAACGCCGCCATCGCCGGCATCTTCGCCGCATCCTCCGACACCGAAGGCGCCACCGACTCCGTCAACCGCATCAACGCCGCCGCCATCGCCGCCGAGCGCGGCATCCGCCTCCAGGAAGACAAGAAAGAGTTCGTCACCGGCGGCTCCGGCTCCGTCCTCAAGCTCGTCCTCCACTCCTCCGAAGGCGACGTCAGCGCCTCCGCCACCGTCCTCCACGGCACCTCGCCCCGCCTCCTCACCTACGATGGCATCGACATCGAGGCGCCCCTCAACGGCACCCTCGTCGCCATCCGCAACCACGACGTCCCCGGCGTCATCGGTCGCATCGGCACCATCCTCGGCGAGCACTCGCTCAACATCGCAAACTTCGCCCTGGGCCGCTCTATCCGCTCCCAGCGCGTCCCGCAAGGACAAGCCCTCGCCGTCGTCCAGATCGACGCCAAGGATACCGCCTCCGCCAGCGCCGCCATCGATGCCCTCCGCAAGGTCGAAGCCATCGCCAGCGTCCGCCTCATCGAGCTCGGCAAACTCTAAGGACCTGCCCATAAATGGCCGCCCAAAGAGTTTTGGCGGTCGTATATTCTATTCCACGCCGTTGCCGTTGTATGTTTCACGCCGTCATCCTGAACGCAGTGAAGGACCCCTGTATTTCGTCCTTGTCTGTCCCACATAGGAGAATCGCCGACAACCTTACTGGGGTTCTTGGACAGCTCCTAACCACGCAAAAAAGCCCGGTCACCCAGACCGGGCCTTTTTGCGTCCTCCAAACAGCATCCGAAACACCGGCGCACCCCAAGCCCCCATCGCCAGCAGCGCCCCAAACAGCACCACCGCATCGATACTCTCCCGCCCCTCCCGCGACCAGTACGCCATCGCATCCAGGTTCAGCCACAGCGCAAACTCATCCAGCGTCAACGCCGCGCCGATCCCATACCCCAGCGACAGCAACCGGCTCAGCAGAATCGACTGCGGCGTATCCCCCGTCCCCCACTCCGCCAACGTCCCATAGCCGCTCAACAGCAGCAGCAAAATCCCCCACACCAAGTGATGGATATGCCGCCCGCCCATCTCTACATACCCAAACGGCCCGACATGATGCGTAATCGACATCACCAGCAGCCGCACCGCCAGAAACGTAACAAAAAAACTCACCGAAGCCAGAAACAACCGCCGCTGCGGCCTGTCGGGTATCTGCTGATGGATCAACACCCCCAGCTTCGTCAGGTGCAGCACCAGCAAAATCGCAACCGTCGCCAAACCCAAAAAGATCAATAGGATGATCGACCCATGAAGATGCATGCCCTCGATCGTACAAGGGCCTATCAACCTATGACTATCACTCGTTTTTAAACCTCACCCCACAAAAAACTGTCATCCTGAGCGCAGGCCCTGAGATTGCCGGGTGCCCCATCTTCGCGACAGCTCTATCGTCGCTAAGGTGGGCATCGTGCGCAGCACGACCGCTCTCCTTCACACCACCACCAAAAACTGTCATCCTGAGCGAAGTCGAAGGACCTGCGGTTGCAGTTGACTGTTCTTCAACCCCTGTCAACCCCCTCCACCACCCCACCCTCGCCAAAACCCAATAAACACAACCCTTTTCGCTCACACCAAACATGGCATAATCCCCTCCCCAAACCCGTATAATAGAAATAGCCCCTCAGTACACGGAGCCGCACAACCTCCTCCATCGTCCGCGATCAGGAAGAGCTTTCTGCAAAAAATTCCAGACCCAGGTCAGACCGATGCATACCAGGTCCAGACCTAAGTCCTTTAGAACTCATATTTTGGATTAAAGATATACCCCCACCCCCCAAGGGTGATTCTCTGAAAGCAACCGACCATGCCGCTCTACGAATACGAATGCACTGCCTGCCATAAGCGCACCGAAAAGATCCAGAAGTTCTCCGACCCCGAGATCACCATCTGCCCCTCGTGCAGCGGCCCCCTGGAACGTGTCATCTCCGCGCCCGCCATCTCCTTCAAAGGCGGCGGCTGGTACGCCGACGGCTACGGCAGCGTCAAACCCGCAGCCTCCGGCGAGTCGAAAAGCAGCGAAACCAAGAGCGGCGAAACCAAGACCACCTCGGACTCCGCCAGCAAGTCAACCTCCGACTCAAGCAGCACCGCCGCCGCACCAGCAGCCCCCACTGCACCGGCAACAGCAGCACCCGCAGCCGCCAGCTCCGACAAAAAGTAGTCCGAACTACTCCGGCAGCATCTGGATCAGCTCCTGCTCCCCATCAAGCAGATAGTACGCAATGAACCGCATCGGCTCTGTCGCCGAGGCATTGTCGAAGCGCAGAATCACTGTCCCAGCCGGCTCATAAAACGCCGAACCCGCTACAAGCGTCTGGACGTCAGCCGCATCGCTCCTCTGAAAG includes the following:
- a CDS encoding GatB/YqeY domain-containing protein gives rise to the protein MSIGEKIQAEIVVAMKARDEHRLTTLRMVKSALKSKEIDKREPLTDAEETQILTTLIKQRKESVESFTKGGRPELAQKEAAEIGMIEGFLPQAADEAELRSLVQGAIAQIAEAGAKPGPREMGMVMKAVQQRIQAATLRADGKLVSELVKAELAK
- a CDS encoding ferritin-like domain-containing protein — translated: MEKKLSDLVDKALSRRSFLAGAGSVAAGTLVAGCSSGTPATTTPATTTPTPTTTATPTIGDVDVLNFALNLEYLEAEFYLRAATGQGLSAADSGNTTSLTVGGAAVLGLTTAQQNYIYEIAMNELDHVRFLRSALSTAAVSAPAIDLTNSFNAAASAAGIGSSFNPFASYQAFLVGAFVFEDVGVTAYHGAAGLLSSKTNLGYAASIMAVEAYHAGEIRTLLIADSVKNATMTSTTVSPDNTYIGYANKISALRAKLDGSANGGNETPITPLPPYAIPFVPTAYTPASSIVAADSTNSIAFSRSTDEVLHIVYAAAPGAGVKGGGFFPNGLNGLISVTAS
- a CDS encoding ferritin-like domain-containing protein, which codes for MANLETQLLDDIIVKSRRKMLSLGTAALAGLAFGGVRTAEAATTYSDSDILNFALNLEYLEANFYTLATAGMTISQYGLGIGAGTATSGSGTVATKTGGPSACLVPWTIPAIQSYATETAQEERNHVTFLRSALSTAAVAAPNIDLYTSFNTLASAAGIASTFDPFASDANFLIGAYVFEDVGVTAYSGAAPLITTPAYLAAAAGILAVEAYHAGLVRTSIFVADPTGALGYQKYTQQISATRMALDGSTTTDDIGVGFQSVTLNATTNVNAATIVDAQTGSTNYSKTYVRTTTEVLKIVTGSAAPSSGGKYTGVFFPNGLNGLFS
- a CDS encoding pyridoxal-phosphate-dependent aminotransferase family protein, with protein sequence MIRKTRLFTPGPTPLLPAAQFAMAAADIHHRTPEFRSLYTRVLAQLKEFVGTKNDVIILSSSGSGAMEASVSNLTSPGDRVLVLTAGKFGERWTGITKAFGCHVDVVDAPYGSTFTLDQVKAALKLETRAVFVQATESSTGVRHDIEGIAKLLKSENSEALLIVDAITGLGTTHLDMDAWGVDVFIGGSQKAVMMPPGLSYLAVSQRAWDRMEATYNPRYYFDLRKERKNAAKGESAYTPAVALIAALGASLEYITGQGGGDLTVGRTNLVNNAETCAAMTRAAAEAMGFRLFAPKGYEAAAATAILPPEGTDSGVIVKGLKSKFAAIVTDGQGEMKGSLFRIAHIGYFDYMDTIAIIGALEQVAIAAKLPLPNLTFGTGLVAAQKFFAEHAK
- a CDS encoding glutathionylspermidine synthase family protein — encoded protein: MQRIPLTPRDNWQQKVEAVGLTFHTLEVNGETRPYWDESAAYEFTAAEIDTLEAAGNTLQEMCLAAAQHVIDEKRYAELDIPEFAIEAIEWAWENEPPALYGRFDIAWAGAQSGQPPKLLEYNADTPTSLLEAAVVQWDWLQSVLPALEAASHLGKPDQFNSIHDRLIAKWKDLDPYLSKPIYFAGVDAPEDQLTLAYLRDTAQQAGIDTLQMYMEEIGWNDERQAFVDPNEDQMFSIFKLYPWEIMLSEEFGIHTLDTYPDMRWIEPIWKLLLSNKGILPILWQLYPNHELLLPAFFDSPGSLRDYVRKPLFSREGANITLVRDNATLDSTTGPYTGRQIVQALAPESIFASQSGNNRYPILGLWMIDQDCSGLGIRESATPITDNLSSFVPHYFV
- a CDS encoding DUF1778 domain-containing protein; the encoded protein is MPSTALKTRPKRMTERLNVRVTEPQARLIRLAAKETRATMSSFVIESACLRAEEALASQHTLIYTPKQWAAFVAALDRPAAAAKSKPRLRRLLTQPSILERR
- a CDS encoding GNAT family N-acetyltransferase codes for the protein MAELSEVEPLTKSHSVEGFDCGLHESLNLWLKRHALQNQSNDSSRTYVVHRANSVVGYYAISAGSIAKVDASTRAAQGQSNHPIPISLIGRLAVHRQEQGNGLGSALLKDALLRMERAAEILGIRAVLVHAIDQQAGHFYERFNFERCPGDDLHRMLPMKDLRKLMKP
- the serA gene encoding phosphoglycerate dehydrogenase, coding for MKIVLAEKVSSATLAVFQQEPGWNIVTPDQIKNGLAAELADADALVVRSAVQADAKLLESAPKLRVIGRAGVGVDNIDTAAATHRGIVVMNTPGANAVAVAELTLGLMISLARSIPRANTTMHAGKWDKKSLQGSELRGKTLGIVGLGRIGLEVARRAASFGMTLIGYDPFVAPVIARENNVTLVPIDEIFKESDYLTLHVGLTTQTEGLINATSLAIMKKGIRIINCARGELIVEQALADAIQSGHIGGAALDVFHQEPLKESPFYGLDNVILSPHIAGATDEAQEAIGIQLAMQVRDYLKLGVVQNAVNLPSLSHEEYLEVAPYIEMAERLGRFLAHATPGNLENIQITYSGRIATGKTDLIRNAAIAGIFAASSDTEGATDSVNRINAAAIAAERGIRLQEDKKEFVTGGSGSVLKLVLHSSEGDVSASATVLHGTSPRLLTYDGIDIEAPLNGTLVAIRNHDVPGVIGRIGTILGEHSLNIANFALGRSIRSQRVPQGQALAVVQIDAKDTASASAAIDALRKVEAIASVRLIELGKL
- a CDS encoding FmdB family zinc ribbon protein codes for the protein MPLYEYECTACHKRTEKIQKFSDPEITICPSCSGPLERVISAPAISFKGGGWYADGYGSVKPAASGESKSSETKSGETKTTSDSASKSTSDSSSTAAAPAAPTAPATAAPAAASSDKK
- a CDS encoding cupin domain-containing protein, with the protein product MNTNEIVRRQLLSAALGQRNVTQVDVREILFQPGQQTGRHLHPCPVLGYIVEGTALFQRSDAADVQTLVAGSAFYEPAGTVILRFDNASATEPMRFIAYYLLDGEQELIQMLPE